A genomic stretch from Armatimonadota bacterium includes:
- a CDS encoding carboxypeptidase regulatory-like domain-containing protein produces the protein MRRETLSALLALLTAVICQVRADAWAINAHIYQACIIYEDIADDGSVSIQRVIHNDDGTIATEPLCDIAVPEHLREAILQCPQEFRAGSCCADIYPDMYIGQSIIHPYIPGQYWRAIDWAKHVVREARDYDDDDWAHKRALAFAAGWLVHVGGDAIGHTWVNGYSGGAWDWGDMGIVSKHVALESYVNSRLPGAMDGSISPNLELNADPCFVRDTLMLHEDIYPALVTAGYMTFLIDYRNAFRSAENKCEDYMDDWWNALSWGVEPVEEWLEYQREGSEECLKEWAETSTNIGRDVSSGNFLPVPGRVTDWATKWTARLVLGIPQIILDVIDWLGAPIDWVMQPLQDALMDMAESIYNQLLRDTFEEIVNPEQFILATHGEEVRQKVDLEMGVTADHPEMNWPEFVPFYDSVTLGKLSLLDKAGVDQLSAAIGYPIPMADDEDNVLWECVNSMDASNQLALYPKFRLLETDEITDQVYRQLFKGDPFQAPPSAFDAAHILAYRDMNDPDLMTFILPLKDPMSDQHRAVAYVYQAHETGGAPHRVPFFEASIATHGTENRMTDPVVCSFRNETGGTVKLHFATAAPMEGSTELVEDRGVDVSYGPADWTPEDLLPGNAQVDTQAMEQFLSNLQQSMAQAAQQQGPNTQTAGMMQQQAELMAQAVQNIQQLNAQGGYQGAMAAAQQNWQSEPLVVSSQILDQTFAEAGLPMPMPPDDAPLSDEVRELLATRRNVLGTVLDETGQPVQHAAVTMVKDETLARLRSGSGIPLVPLSEWAYQVYYLGRTNEKGQFILPACTSGPHTLIASAPGQAKAQRQVDIQITDCRAIVLDPIELVPAQDASDQSGGYDTGQHRAYPDLMLTLEPRVISYDQAGKDGTVRATLTLRPLGGFAAPVVLSAEGLPPGVTARFSTNPVVADSLATVQVTFSAAKKLAGRPVQAMIRAVGGGLEREAKVILAMSSGELVTEPSSVTLRAGGKTTVRLTWKSPAEGGQAVRLTLGKAPANVWVKADTIRGHQHVPPLKLIGLTQADAEKARLALLPEVPTMERPMPTPQPIPQATLQRGPAEAPFKGILLGPDGWVDLLIAVGANVPAGTLKIPVKCELGNRVTSDTLTVTVQ, from the coding sequence GTGCGCCGGGAGACTCTATCCGCTTTGCTGGCTCTTCTCACTGCCGTCATCTGCCAGGTTCGCGCAGACGCATGGGCGATCAACGCCCACATCTACCAGGCATGCATCATCTATGAAGACATCGCTGACGACGGGAGTGTGTCGATCCAACGGGTTATTCACAATGATGATGGCACGATTGCGACCGAGCCGCTCTGCGACATTGCCGTGCCGGAGCATCTGCGCGAGGCTATCTTGCAGTGCCCGCAGGAGTTCCGGGCTGGAAGCTGCTGCGCCGATATCTACCCGGACATGTACATCGGTCAGAGCATCATCCACCCGTACATTCCAGGGCAGTACTGGCGAGCCATCGACTGGGCGAAGCACGTAGTCAGGGAGGCCCGGGACTACGACGACGATGACTGGGCGCACAAACGCGCCCTGGCTTTCGCGGCGGGCTGGCTGGTGCACGTGGGCGGTGATGCCATCGGCCACACCTGGGTCAACGGGTACTCGGGCGGCGCCTGGGACTGGGGCGACATGGGCATTGTCTCGAAGCACGTCGCCCTGGAGTCCTACGTGAACTCGCGCCTTCCGGGAGCGATGGACGGCAGTATCTCTCCCAATCTCGAGTTGAATGCTGACCCCTGCTTCGTCCGTGACACGCTCATGCTGCACGAGGACATCTATCCTGCGCTGGTCACTGCCGGGTACATGACTTTCCTCATTGACTACCGCAACGCTTTCCGGTCGGCGGAGAACAAGTGCGAAGACTACATGGATGACTGGTGGAACGCCCTCTCGTGGGGTGTGGAGCCGGTGGAAGAGTGGCTGGAATACCAGAGGGAAGGTTCCGAGGAATGCCTCAAGGAGTGGGCGGAGACCAGTACCAATATCGGGCGCGATGTATCCTCGGGCAACTTCCTCCCGGTGCCGGGGAGAGTAACGGACTGGGCCACCAAGTGGACGGCGCGGCTTGTCCTGGGCATCCCGCAGATCATCCTCGATGTTATCGACTGGCTGGGCGCGCCCATCGACTGGGTCATGCAGCCGCTGCAGGATGCGCTCATGGATATGGCCGAGAGCATCTACAACCAGCTCTTGAGGGACACTTTCGAGGAGATCGTGAACCCGGAGCAGTTCATCCTTGCCACGCATGGGGAGGAAGTCCGGCAGAAAGTTGACCTGGAGATGGGCGTCACGGCAGACCACCCCGAGATGAACTGGCCCGAGTTCGTGCCCTTCTACGACTCGGTGACACTGGGCAAGCTATCGCTGCTTGACAAGGCCGGCGTGGACCAGCTCAGCGCCGCGATCGGGTATCCGATTCCCATGGCGGATGACGAGGACAACGTGCTGTGGGAGTGTGTCAACAGCATGGATGCTTCGAACCAGCTTGCGCTGTACCCCAAGTTTCGGCTGCTGGAGACAGACGAGATCACCGATCAGGTGTACCGCCAGCTATTCAAGGGCGACCCATTCCAGGCGCCGCCATCGGCCTTTGACGCGGCCCACATTCTCGCCTATCGGGACATGAACGATCCGGACCTGATGACCTTCATTCTTCCGTTGAAAGACCCGATGAGCGATCAGCACCGAGCCGTGGCTTACGTGTACCAGGCCCATGAGACCGGAGGCGCGCCACATCGTGTCCCGTTCTTCGAGGCAAGCATCGCTACCCATGGAACGGAGAACCGGATGACGGACCCGGTGGTGTGCTCCTTCAGGAACGAGACTGGCGGGACTGTGAAACTCCATTTCGCCACCGCTGCGCCAATGGAGGGAAGCACGGAGTTGGTGGAGGATCGCGGAGTGGATGTGAGTTACGGGCCAGCGGACTGGACGCCAGAGGACTTGCTCCCCGGAAACGCACAGGTCGACACGCAGGCCATGGAGCAGTTCTTGAGCAACCTTCAGCAGAGCATGGCCCAGGCCGCGCAGCAACAGGGCCCGAACACTCAGACGGCGGGAATGATGCAGCAGCAAGCCGAATTGATGGCGCAGGCTGTGCAGAACATACAACAGCTCAACGCCCAGGGTGGCTACCAGGGCGCGATGGCGGCGGCTCAGCAGAACTGGCAATCCGAACCGCTGGTGGTGTCCTCGCAGATCCTTGATCAGACCTTCGCCGAAGCCGGCTTGCCGATGCCCATGCCGCCCGATGACGCGCCGCTGTCTGACGAGGTGCGCGAACTGCTGGCGACCCGGCGCAATGTGCTGGGGACCGTTCTCGACGAGACCGGACAACCGGTGCAGCACGCGGCAGTAACCATGGTGAAGGACGAGACCCTCGCGAGACTGCGCTCCGGGTCAGGGATCCCGCTGGTGCCCCTGAGCGAATGGGCATACCAGGTCTACTACCTCGGGCGGACCAATGAGAAAGGCCAGTTCATTTTGCCCGCCTGCACGTCCGGTCCGCACACGCTGATTGCCAGTGCGCCGGGGCAGGCGAAAGCGCAGAGGCAGGTGGACATCCAGATCACGGACTGCCGCGCAATCGTGCTGGACCCGATCGAGCTTGTTCCTGCGCAGGATGCGAGTGACCAGTCGGGTGGCTACGATACGGGGCAGCACCGCGCGTACCCCGATCTCATGCTCACGCTGGAGCCGCGGGTGATTTCCTACGACCAAGCGGGGAAGGATGGGACCGTCAGGGCCACCCTCACCCTTCGTCCATTGGGAGGGTTCGCCGCCCCTGTGGTCTTGAGTGCCGAAGGCCTGCCTCCGGGAGTGACCGCACGGTTCTCGACCAATCCGGTGGTCGCGGACAGTCTCGCAACCGTCCAGGTGACCTTCAGTGCAGCGAAGAAACTGGCGGGCAGGCCCGTGCAGGCGATGATCCGCGCCGTCGGCGGCGGTCTGGAGCGCGAGGCCAAGGTCATTCTCGCGATGTCAAGCGGTGAACTCGTCACCGAACCTTCGTCGGTAACGCTGCGGGCAGGTGGGAAGACCACTGTTCGCCTCACGTGGAAATCCCCGGCGGAAGGCGGCCAGGCGGTCAGGTTGACCCTGGGTAAAGCACCGGCAAACGTATGGGTCAAGGCCGATACAATCCGCGGCCACCAGCATGTTCCGCCGCTGAAGCTCATCGGACTCACACAGG